In the genome of Polaribacter atrinae, one region contains:
- the rnpA gene encoding ribonuclease P protein component, translated as MKHTLGKEERLKSKKLIEKLYVERNSVKAYPLRMIFLQTDHTSKYPAQVGVSVPKRNFKLAVDRNRIKRLMRESYRLQKEIVYNNIEQPYVFMISYLGKEECTYEEMFLKMEKLLTRFVSEVNNKKNDEV; from the coding sequence ATGAAGCATACCTTAGGAAAAGAAGAGCGTTTAAAGAGTAAAAAGCTCATAGAAAAACTTTATGTAGAGAGAAACTCTGTGAAAGCGTATCCTCTTAGAATGATCTTTTTACAAACAGATCATACTTCAAAATACCCTGCACAAGTAGGAGTTTCTGTTCCGAAACGTAATTTTAAACTAGCTGTAGATAGAAATAGAATTAAGAGATTAATGCGAGAATCTTATCGTTTGCAAAAAGAAATTGTTTACAATAATATAGAGCAACCTTATGTTTTTATGATTTCGTATCTTGGGAAAGAAGAATGTACTTATGAGGAGATGTTCTTAAAAATGGAAAAATTACTAACTCGGTTTGTTAGTGAAGTAAATAATAAGAAAAATGATGAGGTTTAA
- a CDS encoding acyl-CoA dehydrogenase family protein: protein MKQDLYQAPDYYNLDDLLTEEHKLIRDAARKWVKRDVSPIIEEYAQKAKFPTQIISGLAEIGAFGPYIPEEYGGAGLDQISYGLIMQEIERGDSGVRSTASVQSSLVMYPIFKYGNEAQRKKYLPKLASGEWMGCFGLTEPNHGSNPSGMETKFKDMGDHYLLNGAKMWISNAPFAQIAVVWAKNEEGRIHGLIVERGMEGFTTPTTHNKWSLRASATGELIFDNVKVPKENLLPNKSGLGAPLGCLDSARFGIAWGAIGAAMDCYDTALRYCKEREQFGKPIGQFQLQQKKLAEMITEITKAQLLAWRLGTLKNEGKATSAQISMAKRNNVDMAITIAREARQMLGGMGITGEYSIMRHMMNLESVITYEGTHDIHLLITGLDVTGLSAFK from the coding sequence ATGAAACAAGATCTTTATCAAGCGCCAGATTATTATAATCTAGATGATTTATTAACGGAAGAACATAAATTAATAAGAGATGCAGCTCGAAAATGGGTAAAACGAGATGTTTCGCCTATTATAGAAGAATATGCTCAAAAAGCAAAATTTCCTACTCAAATTATTAGTGGTTTGGCAGAAATTGGTGCTTTTGGTCCTTATATTCCAGAGGAATATGGTGGAGCAGGTTTAGATCAAATTTCTTACGGATTGATTATGCAAGAAATAGAACGTGGAGATTCTGGCGTTCGCTCCACTGCTTCTGTACAATCTTCATTAGTCATGTATCCTATTTTTAAATATGGAAATGAAGCACAACGTAAAAAATACCTACCAAAATTAGCTTCTGGTGAATGGATGGGATGTTTTGGATTAACAGAACCCAATCACGGCTCTAATCCTTCAGGGATGGAAACGAAATTTAAAGACATGGGAGATCATTATCTTTTAAATGGGGCAAAAATGTGGATTTCTAATGCGCCTTTTGCACAGATAGCTGTTGTTTGGGCAAAAAATGAAGAAGGTAGAATTCATGGTTTAATTGTAGAACGCGGAATGGAAGGCTTTACAACACCTACAACGCATAACAAATGGTCTTTACGTGCTTCTGCAACCGGAGAACTTATTTTTGACAATGTAAAAGTGCCTAAAGAAAACTTATTACCAAATAAATCTGGATTAGGAGCACCTTTAGGTTGCTTAGATTCTGCAAGATTCGGAATTGCTTGGGGCGCAATTGGCGCTGCAATGGATTGTTATGACACCGCTTTACGTTACTGTAAAGAGCGTGAACAATTTGGCAAGCCTATTGGTCAGTTTCAGTTACAACAAAAAAAATTGGCTGAAATGATTACAGAAATCACCAAAGCACAATTATTAGCTTGGAGACTCGGTACTTTAAAAAATGAAGGCAAAGCAACTTCTGCTCAGATTTCTATGGCAAAACGAAATAATGTAGATATGGCAATTACAATTGCTAGAGAAGCAAGACAAATGTTAGGCGGAATGGGAATTACTGGTGAGTATTCTATTATGCGCCACATGATGAACTTAGAAAGTGTAATTACCTATGAAGGGACGCATGACATTCACCTATTAATTACAGGTTTAGACGTAACCGGTTTAAGTGCTTTTAAATAG